From the Bos javanicus breed banteng chromosome 7, ARS-OSU_banteng_1.0, whole genome shotgun sequence genome, the window CATTTTATGAATAATAATACATGTACACCTACTCTGTGGTTTTAAGCCACAGGATATTTTGTGAACAGTCTTGTCAACATTTGGGAAAATATCTGAATGTGTAAAATCGGATGAACTTTAGAAGGGCATTAAGAGAGAGTTGATGTGAAGAATTTTAGTATACACAAGTATAAAACATTAGAATTCATTAAGTAGCTCCTTCATTGGCTTTCAAATTTGTTACCATTGCATGTACAAATATGTAGATTTTAAATTTGTGTGAAAATAGTATTTTAGATAATGTTGGTATTTGTTTTGGATGGAATATTTTGTATCACATACATATCTTTAACTGTGCAAAATTTAAAGTATCAACATTAAATGTAATAATTTGGTGATATATTTTGATGAATCAAACCAAAATACAAGTTGTGTTTTATCTCTTATAATTTCCTATTTTGCCTGATAGCTTTCTAGTTTGCAAAAGCTTATGGCATTAGATtaaattacttcactctgtgatAAAGAGAACTATGGTATTATAATTTGTgttcttttcttaaatatctgGTACAAAAATTTGGAGTCAGGATTCATCCCTGACTTTAAAATGTAGAGTCTAACATTTGCTCAAGAAGAGTGACCCATGTTTATTTATAAGAGATTCTCTTTGTCTTAGGATAAATGATCCTAGAAAAAAGGCCACTTCAAAAATGAATCACTGTTTAGAAAGAAGcaatatttcatattaaatagtaaatataatttattgtgACTTTATCTTGagaaaataagattgattatcaagagtatattttatgtttaatacAATTTATTATTCCAGCTGCACTATAATTATTCAAAAGGATAAAGAATAATAATTTGTGTGGGGCACAATATACATTTTATGGCACAGCTGTATGACTGTACAATATTTCATCTTTCATTCTGAGTTGCATTTTGCAGCATGATCACAGAGGGCCATattttgcaaaaacaaaaatatttagattctttattttattttattttttttaaattttattttatttttaaactttacataattgtattagttttgccaaacatcaaaatgaatccaccacaggtatacatgtgttccaaaTGGCCTCTAGTTAATttcttattaataattatttttcctcattcACATTGAGATTTTCCTGATTCTTGGTGTGATGAATGATTTTTTATTGTATCCTGGCTATTGGAAGTATTGTTTCAAAAATATGGatcttatttaaatattgtttcaGTAGGCCTCCTCTGACACCAAGCCTTTGGGAACAATGGGACCCTGAGGCTTAACTGGCAGGTGGAAGTGAAAGCCCAGGTTCCTCACTTGACTCACTTTGACACGCGGGGCAattggggtggagtggggtggaaTGTCTCCTTGCAGAGTTGGGGTTTCAGACTCCCTACTAGGACCCTGCATATACCAACCTGCTTGAGAGGGAGAGGGCTACCTCCTTTGAGTTCTCTGTGAGTCCCCCAGTGGTAGTGAAACTAGATTTAACATTTATCCTCCTCAAACACCAGCAAGGAGAAGGAAGGGCACTTCATTACCACTGTGTGCAGATGGGCGTCGAggttcccttcctctcctccagcGACCCTCTATAGGGGAATCAGGGAAAGCTCATCGCCCCTCAGTGACAATAATAATTCCAGTCCCCAGTTGGTCTTTGATTCCACCCTAGTATGTttgtggaggtggggaaggacaCCTCGTTGGAGTAGGCTTTACTTTGGTCTGCTTCTGTTGGTATTTTCAGTTTGCAAATTTCTCTAGCAAATTTCTCTATCCACATCTGGGAAATATGAGGCAGAAGGGAAACCCAGAGAACTCACCGCTATGTTTTCCTCCAGGTCCCAGGAAGAAATGGATCTATCTTCTTACATACCTCTTTTAGACTCATTTTATGTAGTTTTTACATGTACAGTCCAGGGATTTTAGCTGTCCTTAAAAACAGGTATATAGAGAAGTGGGAAATTTCATCTTGATCTAGAACTAGAAGTTCCTCACCTTTTCtatttccaggattttttttttaattggggtatagttgcttcacaatatatacaacaaagtaaattagctgcatgtatacatatatcccagagaaggcaatggcaccccactccagtactcttgcctggaaactcccatggacggaggagcctggtgggctgcagtccatggggtcgctaagagtcggacacgactgagcgacttcaccttcacttttcactttcatgcattggagaaggaaatggcaacccactccactgttcttgcctggagaatcccagggacgggggagcctggtgggctgccgtctctggggtcgcacagagctggaaatgactgaagtgacttagcagcagcagcatacatatatcctctccctcttgaccCTGCCTTCCACCCTTCCTGCCATCCCACCCGTCTctgtcaccacagaacactgaactGAGCTCCGCATGCTATGTAGGAGGTTCCCACTAGCTAACTGTTTCACACATAGCAGTGCatcagtcctaatctcccaatgGCTCatttgtgccatttttctagagttcacatatatgtgttaatttgtttttctctttctgacttcactgtgtatgacagACCCTGGGTCCATCCACATTTTTGCAAGTGAtccaatttcattctcttttatggctaagtaatattccattgtatatgtatgcgtatacacacacacacacacatacacacaacccccacatcttctttatctatcccTTATGGTTGTTTCTGTGCCCTGGCTATtttaagtagtgctgcagtgaacatcggggtgcatatgtctttttgaactatggttttctcagggtatttgCCCCACTGGTGGAATCACTGGGTCATATgggagctctatttttagttttttttaaagaacccccatactgttctccatagtggctgtatcaatttacattcccaccaacagttgaCATTACCATGCCAacattcatctttattttctcttaatagCTTAATTCTGTTAGATCTTGGTTATTTTGTAGTCTTGATTATGATTCTAGTGTTTTTAGTATCACTTTTACTGACTTCATGGAAATCTGCATCTTCACCAGTTTTATAATTTAATCTTAGATTGGTACCATATCATTTCCCATTATCAGCAACTAATTGATGATTGACATTAATATGGTGGTTGATATGAGAAGAGATAGTGGTAATAAGTGGATGGGGATAGGTGGGGATTATTTCGTAAATGATTACTACTGACTGTTTTCATGCTATAGCAACTTTTCTTCCCATGTGTGGAATTTCTTCTCTTAGACTCAGGGGACTCACATAGTAAACATTTAGGCCATTACTACAGTTAACTTTTATCTTTCTGCCCTCATAGTAGAAAATCTGTTCAAATCCTGACATTTTCAGTGCTATTTGTATTCACTGGTATTACCATGACATGGTAATTCTGACTTAGCGACATATGTGTTTTTCCTACTTAAAGGTTATTTCAAAGTGTGAGAAGTTGGTAAGAACTTTGAAGATAAAGCCAAGATCACAGTGAAGTGACATATCCTTCTTTAGGATTGTATCCCCAAGTAAAATTAGTTGGTCAAAGGATGACTCCTGAAATCTATTGCaaaatttttctctaaaaaatCTTTGGAAAGGATCTGGGTCATATACCGAGGTTATGATTCAAAAGAAGACGTgtccacactgctatatttaaaatggataaccaacaggggcCTTCTGTATATtgcaaggaactctgctcagtgttatatggcatcctggatgggaggggagtttgagggagagcggatgcatgtgtatatatagctgagttgctctgctgtgtacctgaaatgatcacattgttaatcagctatactccaatataaaataaaaactcatctCATAATAAAAGATGACTTAAAGCAAAAGAGACTTATCAACtgagttgtttttaaaaacttgtgtTCTGCTCTCCTGATCATCTAACAGTTTTTAGACATTGGCATTCTCTCAATGGCAATATTCAGACATTGATAACactttaaattataataaaattccaTGATATAAATACCATTTATTTTGTGTAATCATTCATTTATATAGATATTGACTCTGGTCTTGACAATGTAATATGGGACACCACTAAGCTGTGTATTGACAACAGCAAAGAAACCATAACTGAGAGGAGTCGGAGACATCATCCACACCCACTTGCGTTAGTGGTatcagggaggcagagagagtgTGAATATGTGTTCCATGAATACTTAAATGTTGTGcctctttttttatctttctgcAAGATAGTAAAGAAGGAATGAAATGTTGACTGCTTTCCACTAGAAATCTTAGCTTGGAGAATCACACAATGACTAGTTTCTCTCTTCTATTCAAAGCTGCCATGGAGCTTAATAAAGACATAATTATACAAGATGAATTAGAGCCAAATCAGTCTTCCATCAATGAGCAAAGTAAGTGTAAAACAATAAGTTGACATAGTATTAACATCCCCCATACTATTTACATGCTAAGCAGAGTGGTATAATATGAGCGCTTCATGCTTTAagacaaaatacatgaaaattgcTTGTCTAAAGAAATTCATTTGGAGGGATGTTTGGGAAACTGGGTATGATAAGAGCAAATGGGAGGGGTGGAGTAAGCGTCTCGGTGGAGTAATTCCTAGTCCCTCGTGTCTGCCACTAGATGAACATGGGGGCAAGCTGTGACAAAATGAAGGGATGACCTTTCATGGCTCCCTGTCTCTTTTCTACATAGTATTTATCATTGTATAGATTGTACTTTTTTATGTGATTCTTTGATTAATGCCCCTTTCCCAATTAGACTATAAATGTCATGATTGTAGTTTTATACTGCTCACTGTTAAATCCCCAGTGTCTAGCACAGCACTAggaacaataaatatttgttgaatgatttaATAAATGATAGACCAATCTTTCCTTTCTACCGTGTCCATGACTCTCCAACATTATGTTGTTAAGCCAGCAAACTTGGGAAAGGCTTGGTCCGTAATCTGTCCCAGACACTTAAGAGCAAGGTTTTCTCTTCTACGAGTTATTTGAGAGCAAAAGGATACCAAACTAGGAATTGTGGGAAACATAGCATTGAGGAAGTGCGATCCTAGTGGAAGATGAAGCCAAGGAGTTTAGAAAGGGATATTTTTGAAGAAACAATTCTGTTTTTAGAGGAAAACTTGGCTTTCTATAAGTGTGAGCTTAACTTTTTCTGATGAATTTGGTATAATACCTTCCATTTTCTTCACAATATTGCTTGTTCAGCTTCAGGTTTGTAAGCTTGAAGTTGGAACActtgaagtgttttttctaaCACTGTGGTGACTTAAAAATGTATGCAAATTTTCACTGATTGATGAAGAGCTCATGTTTGTTTCAAGTTTAAcagaaacatattttcatttgttatcaTCAAGTAAATGTTCTAACCACAGAAAGGGCACTGCATTTATTCCACAGCCCGCCATGTTCTAGGCTTCCTGTCTCTGAATTCTAGTACCCAGATTGAGGAGCACATGGGCTCCTCAGAAAGTTGAGGCTTCCTTTGCTCACATGGCTGTATCTCTTTTCGTGAGGAGGTCTTGAAGCCTAGTTCCAGATAATAAGATGTGAAATAGACAATCAGGAATGTTGCCTTGATACATGCACACTCCATTTCACATGGAATCAAaattaccacatgtgaaataaaaacatgtatgtTTTAGTTTGGGCTTCTTTCCTTTAATGAAGGAAATGGAAGCAGTGTATCTCATGATCACTGAGCTCAGAAGGCAAGATGGAAGAATGCTCATGTGAAATGACTTTTTTCCAAAGACTGAAGCATGAGAAAAACAGCAATATAGATAGAAGTGTTTCAGATATATATGAACCCACTTGAGTTTTATACACTACTAAAACTGAAATACACATTTTAGTATACAATTAGAAGATAATACCTAATTGCCAAGGATGCAATCTGGAAGAGAATACATTGAATAGAGAATTTCAGACAGCATCATGAAACTCTGCTCAGGGAATAACCGGTTAGAACTGTGCTGATTGGCAGTGAGATATCCTTCCTCCCCACACAGGTAGTAGAGTCGTCTCTCCAATGAACAGGCTCATTCTCCAGAGACAGTTATGTATAGTATTGGATTTGATTCCATTAACACAGCAAAAGAAGACTGTAGAAGTCCATTGTGCAATAAAGTAAAGCCTCAGAATAAATATACTTGTGTCTATGACAAGTTAGCTTCATATGAGGTTAATATGTGCAATTGTCTGgggcttcttaaaaataaaatctgagaaaTGCTATCATGTATGTAGATATTCAGTGTTCATTATGTCATGAGTTTGAACAATGAGTGGCTCTAATGTAATCaatagagagagaaaacaaacccaTGAGTTTTGTGTTATTTAGAAGATTTTCTTCATTGATATCAATAGCATAAGAGTGCAtttcttcattatatatttttttcattgtccATGAATAGGGACAGATTTAAATGTCAGTAAGTGCAGTGTGCCACGTGATTTCATCTAATATGCAGTGAAaccttaaaatgtcttttttaaagcTGGCTATTAAAGCATACAAATAGATGGCACATTCACTGTGCAAAACTGTTGCCAGACCGGTTTTTGATTGGGACCATTTGACACTGTAGAGGGAGCATGGACTTGGGATCTACAGATGCAGGGGTGAGCCGTGGATCTGCCACTTGCCCAGGTGTGACCTTGGAGACAGTATTCAGCCTCCCTGTAAAGTGGTTAACACCTAAACTGCTGTGCTTTTATGagatttaaatgagataaagccTCTTAGAGTACCTGGCCCCATGCCCAGCACATGGTAGTGTGAGCgtgttcaataaatgcttattctTTTCAGCTCCCCCTCAACCAGGGGCCCATCCCTTCACTTCCCACATGGATACATGTGATAAAACTCACTTGTGGTTTTCAATTGTATTAGCAAAAAGAAATTGATATCATTTTAAAACAGTCTTATatgaaatcacttatatgtggaaactgatttaaaaataatacaaatgaacttatttacaaatcagaaacacAGATCTCACAGTCAAATtacggttaccagaggggaaatgTAGGGGGAAGTGATAGACTAAGAGATTGAGTTtatcatatacacactactatgtatataatgtagataactaataaggacctagtgtatagcacagaaaGCTCTACTTAGTGTTCTGTAATAATCTACAcagggaaaaaatctgaaaaagaggcggatatatgtatgtgtatatgtatatataattgattcactttgcagtacacctgaactaacacaagattgtcaatcagctatacgtcagtgaaaataaataaataataaaaatggactGACTCCATCCCTACGATTCTGACTTAAGTAACACCTTACCTATTCTTACTTGAAAAATAATACTCGGGTGTATATCTTATCACATATAAACCATGCAGTGATTCTGAGAGGAATTTAAGAGATTAATACCCagattttacagaagagaaaactgaggctcaagttGTTAAGAGAGTTGCCACAGTGGGACTTACCCGTGGAAAGCTAGGACTGGTCCCCAGGTTTCCTGGCCACCACTCCCATTTATTGGAGGATTAAGCTTCTTTGGCATGAAGACAGACTGCTCAAGGATCAGATCCAGGTTTTGCTACAGTCtagatgtgtgaccttgggtaagtcacttaagttctctgttcctcagtttccctAACGACAGAATGATTATAGTAATGTTATCATCATCGTAAAGTTGtgaactttttaaatataagaaaaaaaattacagaataaaaGATACCTGGAGAAAGGAAGTGCTTGGTATATATTAGTTCTTCTTATAAATCCAGTGTTTTATCGGCTACCTGGTGCTACCTAGACATCagtaaataattagaaatttttgaaataaaatctgaACATCCTGTCCTAGGATTAAAATTAATCtcagttatttacttttttgttgcTGTAGTTCTCAAATACACCCCAATAGCCTAAAGACTCTTGCCTAGCTGTATACTATGGCAAACCTGGTATATTTTTTGACTAGGAAAAACTGTCTGCTTTTTGtaagaataaatttgaaatttgaaatcGTTTCACAAATTTTAATCGGTCTCTTTGTTTGCTGTCACCCTAGGAACTAACTTCACCCTTGCGGAACTGGGAATCTGTGAGCCCTCCCCACACCGAAGTGGTTACTGTTCCGACATGGGGATCCTTCACCAGGGCTACTCCCTGAGCACAGGGTCTGACGCCGACTCCGATACAGAGGGAGGGATGTCTCCAGAACATGCCATCAGATTGTGGGGGAGAGGGATAAAATCCAGGCGCAGTTCCGGCCTGTCCAGTCGTGAAAACTCGGCCCTTACCTTGACTGATTCTGACAACGAAAATAAGTCAGATGATGAGAACGGTAGGCctgcttcttaaatatttttttgaatattttgggGACTGTACCATGTGGggcttgggatttttttttttttaataaagaggcATATAAaaccattcattttcttttaaatcgaCCTTGTCTACCCACACTGAGCTGAGGGAAAATAAACCAGCAAACCTCGAACACACAAGAAATgaggagagaattttaaaatctcattttgatGATAACACACTATTCAGACATCATCAGTTGGTCTTATTAGCAAGTAAATTACATTGCAAAAGAGGCAACTTGATAAACTATGACCTATACCTAGAAAATGTCCTCTCTCCACAAGTTTCTAGGTCTTTGTATTGATTTCCCCTTCCCAGTAAACGGCAACCTGggttattttttttcatgaagatCTCTTAAGAATCCTACCTTATCTTAGACTTTCATTTCCAGGCAGCAATGCCTCATATCCGTATTGAAGATCAAACTTGGAACAGAGGCTCTGGAGTTTAATAATGACAAATAGGAAGAGACTTGTCTTCAAAAAAGTATTCTTTTCTATGTTTACTCTTCTCCTTGGTACCTATGTAGGTTAATGGCTTCCCACACCTTCTATCACAAATCACTATTGCTTATCCATCCAGCTTTGTAGATGGGTTTTAATgaaactttgaaaattaaatgcttcCGATCATTAAGCAGTAAATATAGGAAAGCTCAAGCAAGTCATTAAAGAGATAAGGTGCTTATTTGTGGCTTTCTTAGCAACTCAGAACCGTGTTGAgcccaaaacattttttaaaagataaattgcaTTAGGTATGGTGGATTTATGGAGAAAACATCAAATGCTCTGTGGTTTGTTATGAATAGATTTTGTGTTTGCTAAAAGAATtaccattaaaatatttacaaatagatCAGTTAAGGTTTCTATAAAACATTGTAAACATCTACTAGAGCAGCTCTAAGTATtttcttgcatttaaaaaaaagaaatttgcagGCAGACAGCTTGTTGTAAATGCAAAAGCATAGCTAAATATCATTTAATCTCCAAACCatgttgaaaatattaatacatcaTATCCAGGGTAAGTCGCGTATATTCAGAAAGATGTCACCATATTgcatttaaatttatgtttaattcCGAAATAGTTTATTCTCTAGTGGGGACAAGGGAATGTGTCTTATTATGCCTCAGTTCATGGAGCTAATCAAGGTGTACTCTTAAGGAAAAATCTGCACTTGACTCCTTTTGAATTTTAACAAAATTCTGACACTTGGCACATTCAACACTCTAAAGGTGCTTATTTGATAGGAAATTACTTTTAGAAGTTTTCATAAAGGCATACATTGAATCCATTTGCTGATGTACTGTTTCAGCTTTGGTGTGTGTCAGACATTATTGAAATGCAGGCAGTTTGATCGcctaataaataaaatcacttgtAATTCAAGAACTTACAGCATATCTTAAACAAcgtattttagaaaatattctggTTGGAATTCTCGCTGGTCTCGTGGGATCTATAAAGAATCACCTATACATATTTCTAGAATTTATACTCTTTCTTTTTAAGCTATATACCTCTTAAAAACTCAGCTAATGAGGGGAGGTTTCTAGTGAAGCAAGGGGAGCAAAAATACTTGCCTTGAATTTACCTACAACCGTAAGGGAGGAATGAATTTTACAAGTCAAGATGTATTTGGTAAACCAATAGCAGTCACTTTTTTCCAATATAATTTGAAACACTGTATTCAAACAGTTTTCACCTGGGGCAACTCTGTATAAATCCGAGTCCTGATAGGAAATATCCCTTAAATATAGTGTGATGATTTTTCACAGTAATGCTAGTTCAAATATAGTCGGAATTTCATGACCATAGATAATGCACTTAGAACCAGGAAGCAATTCTTTTGTTCCTGCATTTGACAGACCATGAAAGTGGTTCTGAAGTCAGAGTTCAAGTTTAGGTAATAGATGGTTATTTCAAAACTTACAGAAAGAATGTGTTCCTTTTCTCTGCTTTAATTTTCTCAGTATTTTACATATTCCAATGATATAGATAATTCAGGCTCTGTTCCTCTTGGggactagaaataaaaataagaaattgtcCACATTACCTCATAAATTCCTTAACCAAATAAAAAGTGAGGTGTGAGCTACCCTGCAGACTGAGGTGTTACTTCAGTCAActtcttgctctttctttttgACAAATTCTTTTtagctcacacacacaaaaaatcaatgCGTTTTCACCTGACTGATTTTTTGAAGTTTGGGAATGTATTATCATATAGATTGACAGTTGCCCCACTGGTTCCATGCCACAGCATGGACACTTACAAAGCCATCATTAATTTCTCACACTCGTGCCCCGCCATGACTTCCTCCATAATAAACACTCTGTCCTTCAGAACCAAATCAATAACCTTTTAGGCATGTCTCTCTTGAAGAGGAAGTAATGGGAATCTACTCTTTGAGAAAGAATGTCTCCaatctcattttatatttaaggGTATGTGGACACAGAATGAATCTCTTCTTTGGAccccatatatttttatttcatttttatggtgcTATCTTGGGGTACAGAGATATTCACAGTTCTTATTTAAAATCTCCCTTAAAAAAAACTCCAGTTGTAGTTTTTGCTATGCGTAGGTAGCAAGTCAAGACAGGTCTCAAAAATCAACTTGACTTTCTATAACATAAAACATGGATCCTACCTTCAAACTCATGTAATAAAACTCGCTGACTACTAACAGTCCTTTGTACCTGCTGCTGTGGCAAAAATGACCTACTAGGAACTAGTAACTTGAAAGTCCCATCACACTGAACACACAGATGAAtttgtccttcttttttttctttttcccagtgtAGATTCTTCAAGGTTATCACCACTCACAGCTCTGCGTCTTACACATACTCCATGGCCACCAAATTAATATTGTACTGTTGGATCGCTTTAAATAGATAAAGCGCTAATGTTCAGGTTATTTTATCAGATTCTTTAACTCTATCTTTAAGCTCACAAGGGCTTAGCTAGAAACGGCAGTGTGAGTTGCAAACAGCAAGGCCAAATTTTTGCAGCTGTGAAATTTGACTGCATCTATAGAAAGGGCTTTCCCAGTAACTCTAAATTAGAATCATTCCTTTTTTGGGGTAATAAATGTCCCACTTAAAATATGTCCTCTCCAAGGCCCTTTTTATCACCTGAGTTATGGAGAAAATGGGGCAGTCACTAATACACAAGAATAACTAATTGCCTTCTTAAAAATGCGAAATAGCACACACTGTAAAAAACCTGGTCTACGTACCCTTGACTCCCTTAGGCAGTTTCTTCACCTTGGGGACTTAAAAATAtccttgaggttttttttttttttaaagcataattctagtttcagttattttattggAAATCCAGAAACAGGGGGCGgggaggaaaagacaaagaaaataagctTGGCTCTGGGATAGGAAGCCAGAAATTATAGAAAGCAAATCTGACCTAGGATGAAGCTTTAGCAAAAATATCCTTCCTTTGCCCTGTTTGTTTCCACCCACAGTAAATAAGGACAATGTTCATTTACATCTGTTGTCAATTGGGAAATTTATAATTCTCCTAATATACTTTGAGGTTGAAAATATAAATGTTGGGTTAATTCCATTACATTTCACCAAATGCATTTACAAAGCAAGCTGGCTCTTGGCACATAATGGATTTGTGTAAAGTGTGTTTGTGGAATCCAGATGCTATTAGATTGCGAGTCCTCTTGGAAGAGGTCTCTAGTGTTTCTCTCTCTGCTGGAGAACTTGAGCACACCCCAGTATTTGCTGCAGGTTAATAGAGCCATGAGGTGTGAACTTGGATGGGATGAAGGAGTTCCCTAGTCCAGCAACAGTGTCTATAAATTGGTACCTCAAACTAATGCACTGCATTCACTTGTCATAGGAGGTGGGTTTCTTAAGCCGTCCTTCTTTCCCTTCAAAAACCAGCTCCTAAGTACATTTTACATTAGAGTGCCCTATAATTAAACACACCTAAGACCTGCCAGTAGGTTTCTGCCCCGCTCTACTCCTCTTAcatattcttaaatttattttgtgtgttaTGATCCACTCTACTCCTCTCTTCGCCCCCAGCCCACATGTAAAAATTACAGAGAATGCCTGGAACATATATAAAGTTTTACTGTAAGCACCAGACAACAATAGCCAAGAGCTCATAATTTTGCTCTTCACGAAAGCAAATATGTTTTGAGTTAGAATAGTTAATGAAGTAACTATAAAAATCATAGCATAATAATTTGTACCTTTGAGGCTGATATGTAGGTGATTTAACTTCCACGGTAGCTAAAGAAAATATTGCCTCAatccttcaaaaacaaaacaaaaaccacactTTAATCCCTTTTGGATGACCA encodes:
- the LOC133251612 gene encoding teneurin-2-like isoform X1; the encoded protein is MDVKDRRHRSLTRGRCGKECRYTSSSLDSEDCRVPTQKSYSSSETLKAYDHDSRMHYGNRVTDLVHRESDEFPRQAAMELNKDIIIQDELEPNQSSINEQRTNFTLAELGICEPSPHRSGYCSDMGILHQGYSLSTGSDADSDTEGGMSPEHAIRLWGRGIKSRRSSGLSSRENSALTLTDSDNENKSDDENGRPAS
- the LOC133251612 gene encoding teneurin-2-like isoform X2, which translates into the protein MDVKDRRHRSLTRGRCGKECRYTSSSLDSEDCRVPTQKSYSSSETLKAYDHDSRMHYGNRVTDLVHRESDEFPRQGTNFTLAELGICEPSPHRSGYCSDMGILHQGYSLSTGSDADSDTEGGMSPEHAIRLWGRGIKSRRSSGLSSRENSALTLTDSDNENKSDDENGRPAS